The proteins below are encoded in one region of Pseudoduganella armeniaca:
- the flgC gene encoding flagellar basal body rod protein FlgC: MSFKDISQIAGSAMAAQTVRLNTVASNLANADSVSGNENDTYRARKPVFAAVMNEGPNAAAGGKVQVLDVVESAEPLRKVYEPDNPLANAEGMVFYPNVNQVAEMTDMMSASRAFETNVEVLGRIRTMQQSLLKLGEM, from the coding sequence ATGAGCTTCAAGGACATCTCCCAGATCGCCGGCTCGGCCATGGCAGCGCAGACCGTGCGCCTGAACACGGTGGCGTCGAACCTGGCCAATGCCGATTCCGTGTCCGGCAACGAGAACGACACCTACCGCGCCCGCAAGCCCGTGTTCGCGGCCGTGATGAACGAAGGCCCGAACGCGGCCGCCGGCGGCAAGGTCCAGGTACTGGACGTGGTCGAGAGCGCCGAGCCGCTGCGCAAGGTGTACGAGCCGGACAACCCCCTGGCCAACGCCGAGGGCATGGTGTTCTACCCCAACGTCAACCAGGTGGCCGAGATGACGGACATGATGTCCGCCTCGCGCGCCTTTGAAACCAATGTCGAAGTGCTGGGCCGCATCCGGACCATGCAGCAATCCCTCCTGAAACTGGGTGAAATGTAA
- the flgJ gene encoding flagellar assembly peptidoglycan hydrolase FlgJ produces MNRSDFTFATAPTQATAATASNMTAARPALPAGFSAGSGGAGFSSTFRQVQSDVTAFISNGGGGFVNDSSTPLSADGAALRARLAANALGGAESSGAIDGAAEVDGQHGIDGDLQQQFLASIRPHAEEAARKLGVSPDIVAAHAALESGWGQRPLRNGTADSHNLFGIKAGGAWQGDIAANMTTEYEHGAAVKKVEKFRSYPDQASAFRDYAGMLASNPRYQKALNTGSDAHAFAQGLQQGGYATDPAYAQKLAKLAARVARTEY; encoded by the coding sequence ATGAACCGGTCTGATTTCACCTTTGCCACGGCGCCGACCCAGGCGACCGCCGCCACCGCATCGAACATGACGGCGGCCCGCCCCGCCCTGCCCGCCGGCTTTTCCGCTGGCAGCGGCGGCGCTGGCTTCTCCAGCACGTTCCGCCAGGTCCAATCCGACGTGACCGCCTTCATCAGCAATGGTGGCGGCGGCTTCGTCAATGACTCGTCCACGCCGCTGTCGGCCGACGGCGCGGCCTTGCGCGCGCGCCTGGCCGCCAATGCGCTGGGCGGCGCCGAGAGCAGCGGTGCCATCGACGGCGCGGCCGAGGTGGACGGCCAGCACGGCATCGACGGCGACCTGCAGCAGCAGTTCCTGGCCTCGATCCGGCCGCATGCCGAGGAAGCGGCGCGCAAGCTGGGCGTCTCGCCGGACATCGTGGCGGCCCACGCGGCGCTGGAATCCGGCTGGGGCCAGCGCCCGCTGCGCAACGGCACGGCGGACAGCCACAACCTGTTCGGCATCAAGGCCGGCGGCGCGTGGCAAGGCGACATCGCCGCCAACATGACGACCGAATACGAGCATGGCGCGGCGGTGAAGAAGGTCGAGAAATTCCGCAGCTATCCGGACCAGGCCAGCGCGTTCCGCGACTACGCCGGCATGCTCGCTTCCAATCCGCGTTACCAGAAGGCGCTGAACACCGGCAGCGACGCGCACGCGTTCGCCCAGGGCCTGCAGCAAGGCGGCTACGCCACCGATCCCGCCTATGCGCAGAAGCTGGCCAAGCTGGCGGCGCGGGTGGCGCGGACGGAGTATTAA
- a CDS encoding PEP-CTERM sorting domain-containing protein (PEP-CTERM proteins occur, often in large numbers, in the proteomes of bacteria that also encode an exosortase, a predicted intramembrane cysteine proteinase. The presence of a PEP-CTERM domain at a protein's C-terminus predicts cleavage within the sorting domain, followed by covalent anchoring to some some component of the (usually Gram-negative) cell surface. Many PEP-CTERM proteins exhibit an unusual sequence composition that includes large numbers of potential glycosylation sites. Expression of one such protein has been shown restore the ability of a bacterium to form floc, a type of biofilm.), with translation MKQFTRHLAAGAAATLLSFNLTTTAHAAVADASSADATLAGSPADAFVFVSGWNPHAGRDGNSSGLAPAFDPYGSEAWTLLDKYDHRSDFRNLGQLRFAFSETTTTTGLWSVTNTSATTGVTLDLAFAMHAGSPGAAWLFDDQVILPGQTLDGTWEVRWTNRAGVPPDFASLALFGRDVVLAPVPEPGAVGMLLAGLGVLFLRRREAD, from the coding sequence ATGAAACAATTCACGCGACACTTGGCGGCCGGCGCGGCTGCCACTTTGCTTTCCTTCAATCTCACCACGACGGCCCACGCCGCCGTGGCCGACGCCAGCAGCGCCGACGCCACGCTGGCCGGCAGCCCGGCCGACGCCTTCGTCTTTGTCTCGGGCTGGAACCCGCATGCAGGCCGCGACGGCAACAGCAGCGGCCTGGCGCCGGCCTTCGACCCCTACGGCAGCGAGGCCTGGACGCTGCTCGACAAATACGATCACCGGAGCGACTTCCGCAACCTGGGTCAGCTGCGTTTCGCCTTCAGCGAAACGACGACGACCACAGGGCTGTGGTCGGTCACGAATACCAGCGCCACCACCGGCGTCACCCTGGACCTGGCGTTCGCCATGCACGCCGGCAGCCCGGGCGCGGCCTGGTTGTTCGACGACCAGGTCATCCTGCCGGGCCAGACGCTGGATGGTACCTGGGAGGTGCGCTGGACCAACCGCGCCGGCGTGCCGCCGGACTTCGCGTCGCTGGCGCTGTTCGGGCGCGACGTGGTGCTCGCGCCGGTGCCGGAGCCGGGTGCGGTAGGGATGCTGCTGGCGGGGCTGGGGGTGTTGTTCCTGCGACGGCGGGAGGCCGATTAG
- a CDS encoding PEP-CTERM sorting domain-containing protein, giving the protein MPGQTLDGTWQILWLNSGGNVPDFSNVTMFGRDIVLTPIPEPGAYAMLMAGLGLLALRRRGKS; this is encoded by the coding sequence ATGCCGGGCCAGACGCTGGACGGTACCTGGCAGATCCTGTGGCTGAACAGCGGCGGCAACGTACCGGACTTCTCCAACGTGACCATGTTCGGCCGCGACATCGTCCTGACGCCGATTCCGGAGCCGGGTGCATACGCGATGCTGATGGCGGGGCTGGGCTTATTGGCGTTACGGCGGCGCGGCAAGAGCTGA
- the flgA gene encoding flagellar basal body P-ring formation chaperone FlgA, producing the protein MFNKRILPRFLTLLLIGTTKVSWSAPVAPDKLVAQVQQAAQQELKRHAELSNWSEPQFEVEVVRNTRPIGPCNAAPRVEAADVRSPARMRFVAICPDAGGWRYDFVTRAKISARVVVAANDLSSGKTVSAEDVLLERHDITGTPDAFSDLAAVQELATRRTIRAGDVIRANMLVAPTLVKRGEPVRIVAKRDQIEVSMGGEALDTGARGATIRVKNASGVTIRARVTELGQVEPVD; encoded by the coding sequence ATGTTCAACAAACGAATTTTACCCCGGTTTCTCACTCTGTTGCTCATCGGAACGACTAAAGTTTCGTGGTCCGCTCCTGTGGCGCCGGACAAGCTTGTCGCCCAGGTGCAACAGGCAGCGCAGCAGGAATTAAAGCGGCATGCCGAACTGTCAAACTGGAGCGAGCCGCAGTTCGAGGTCGAAGTGGTGCGCAACACCAGGCCGATCGGGCCCTGCAACGCCGCGCCCAGAGTGGAGGCCGCCGATGTGCGCAGTCCGGCGCGGATGCGCTTCGTGGCAATCTGTCCAGATGCCGGCGGCTGGCGATACGATTTCGTCACGCGCGCCAAGATCTCGGCCCGTGTTGTCGTTGCGGCAAATGACTTGTCAAGTGGTAAAACCGTTTCGGCGGAAGACGTGTTGCTGGAGCGCCACGATATCACCGGCACACCGGACGCATTCTCGGATTTGGCCGCCGTGCAGGAGCTGGCGACCCGCCGCACCATCCGTGCTGGCGACGTCATCCGCGCCAATATGCTGGTGGCGCCGACCTTGGTGAAGCGGGGCGAGCCGGTGCGCATCGTCGCCAAGCGCGACCAGATCGAGGTCAGCATGGGTGGCGAGGCGCTCGATACGGGCGCGCGCGGCGCCACCATCCGTGTCAAGAACGCCAGCGGCGTGACCATTCGCGCGCGTGTCACGGAGCTCGGCCAGGTCGAGCCGGTAGACTGA
- the flgB gene encoding flagellar basal body rod protein FlgB, whose translation MGINFKEATGVHADALHLRSERTRILASNIANENTPGYQAQDMDFSASMAQLQASNEGGLSLMSDSDPLYRVPFHPTTDGNTVEIGVEQAAFSQNATDFQTSLTFINMKLKGLAKAINGQ comes from the coding sequence ATGGGAATCAATTTCAAGGAAGCGACCGGCGTGCATGCCGACGCCCTGCACCTGCGCTCGGAGCGTACGCGCATCCTGGCATCGAACATCGCCAACGAGAACACGCCGGGCTACCAGGCCCAGGACATGGACTTCTCGGCGTCGATGGCACAGCTGCAGGCCAGCAACGAAGGCGGCCTGTCCCTCATGTCCGACAGCGATCCGCTGTACCGCGTGCCGTTCCACCCGACCACCGACGGCAACACCGTCGAGATCGGCGTCGAGCAGGCGGCGTTCTCGCAGAACGCAACCGACTTCCAGACCAGTCTCACCTTCATCAATATGAAGCTGAAAGGTCTGGCCAAGGCCATCAACGGCCAGTGA
- a CDS encoding flagellar hook capping FlgD N-terminal domain-containing protein: MFTKLLVAQIQNQDPLEPSDPSQFVQQLTQLSQTEAMQNLASLTSANASVLQSMQVLAMGGQVGSEVMANVDSVKLDGHKVNGAVTLSNNSSKTTLVLTDAGGQDHELALGPLSQGSVPFSIDPTAMGLPAGSYKMKVVTSSGEQPPVDIAGRLNSVRLGSNGSIVLNIANVGEVAPSNVTAFNGKPQTAVAAAGAANTTL, translated from the coding sequence ATGTTCACCAAGCTGCTGGTGGCGCAGATCCAGAACCAGGACCCCCTGGAACCGTCCGATCCGTCGCAATTCGTCCAGCAGCTGACCCAGCTGTCGCAGACGGAAGCGATGCAGAACCTGGCCTCGCTGACCAGTGCCAACGCCAGCGTGCTGCAAAGCATGCAGGTGCTGGCCATGGGCGGCCAGGTCGGCTCGGAAGTGATGGCCAACGTCGACAGCGTCAAGCTGGACGGCCACAAGGTCAACGGCGCCGTGACCCTGTCCAACAACAGCAGCAAGACCACGCTGGTGTTGACGGATGCCGGTGGCCAGGACCACGAACTGGCACTGGGCCCGTTGTCGCAAGGCAGCGTGCCCTTCTCGATCGATCCGACGGCAATGGGTCTGCCGGCCGGTTCCTACAAGATGAAGGTCGTCACCAGCTCGGGCGAGCAACCACCGGTGGATATCGCCGGTCGCCTGAACAGCGTGCGCCTGGGCTCGAACGGCAGCATTGTGCTGAACATCGCCAACGTCGGCGAAGTGGCACCGAGCAACGTTACCGCTTTCAACGGTAAACCCCAAACCGCTGTCGCCGCTGCCGGCGCTGCCAACACCACTCTGTAA